From Calothrix sp. PCC 6303, a single genomic window includes:
- a CDS encoding thioredoxin family protein produces MVLLVNDRTFNQEVLQSPVPVLVNFEAPWCGLCRIIHPLLLQFQAQCDGEVKLVRINADDNFKLANTYRLKSLPTLILIENGAVKQRLEGFRGRDDLNSALAEIRNSYTKFAKSYTTSEAASVRK; encoded by the coding sequence ATGGTGTTGTTGGTTAACGATAGAACATTTAATCAAGAAGTTTTACAGTCTCCTGTTCCCGTTTTGGTCAACTTTGAAGCACCTTGGTGTGGTTTGTGCCGAATTATTCATCCGTTGCTATTGCAGTTTCAAGCTCAATGCGATGGAGAGGTTAAGCTGGTTAGAATCAATGCCGATGATAATTTTAAGCTGGCTAACACCTACCGACTAAAATCATTACCAACCTTAATTCTGATCGAGAACGGTGCAGTTAAACAACGTTTAGAAGGATTTCGCGGACGTGATGATTTAAATTCAGCCCTCGCAGAAATTAGAAACTCCTATACCAAATTTGCCAAAAGCTATACTACATCAGAGGCAGCTAGCGTCAGAAAATAA
- a CDS encoding NAD(P)H-quinone oxidoreductase subunit 5 produces MEVIYQYAWLIPVLPLLGAMLVGLGLISLNQATNRLRQLNSALIILLMSAAMGLSIAILWSQIQGHATYTRIFEWASAGSFHLNMGYTIDHLTAMMLVVVTTVATLVMIYTDGYMAHDPGYVRFYAYLSLFGSSMLGLVISPNLVQIYIFWELVGMCSYLLVGFWYDRKSAADACQKAFVTNRVGDFGLLLGILGLFWATGSFEFGVMGERLAELVANGSISNFLAILFAILVFLGPVAKSAQFPLHVWLPDAMEGPTPISALIHAATMVAAGVFLIARMYPVFENVPAAMNVIAYTGAFTAFLGATIAITQNDIKKGLAYSTISQLGYMVMAMGVGAYSAGLFHLMTHAYFKAMLFLGSGSVIHGMEGVVGHNPALAQDMRLMGGLRKYMPVTGFTFLIGCLAISGIPPFAGFWSKDEILGAAFAANPLLWFVGYTTAGITAFYMFRMYFSTFEGKFRGKDEKIIKKLQAAATVLIEAETPAPNFGPGAMKHGELAATAAGHDDHGHHADEPHESPWTMTFPLAVLAIPSMAIGLLGTPFANYFEEFVHSPSESLAEIAEKAAEFNPNEFYLMAGSSVGISLIGITLASLMYLMRKIDPNAIASQIKPLYNLSLNKWYFDDIYHKVFVLGLRRLARQVLEVDFRVVDGAVNLTGFFTLISGEGLKYLENGRAQFYALIIFGAVLGLTIIFGVT; encoded by the coding sequence ATGGAAGTAATCTATCAATATGCCTGGCTAATTCCGGTGCTGCCGCTACTTGGGGCAATGCTGGTTGGGCTAGGATTAATCTCGTTAAATCAGGCAACTAACCGCCTGCGGCAGCTCAATTCCGCCTTAATTATCTTGCTCATGAGTGCAGCAATGGGGCTGTCGATTGCAATTTTATGGAGCCAAATCCAAGGACATGCAACCTACACGCGGATCTTTGAATGGGCATCGGCAGGTAGCTTTCATCTGAATATGGGCTATACAATTGATCACCTCACAGCGATGATGCTGGTGGTTGTGACAACTGTGGCGACCCTAGTCATGATATATACTGACGGCTACATGGCTCATGATCCTGGTTACGTCAGATTCTATGCCTATCTCAGTCTATTTGGATCCTCAATGTTGGGCTTAGTCATAAGTCCAAATTTGGTACAAATTTATATATTTTGGGAATTGGTAGGGATGTGTTCCTACCTGTTGGTGGGCTTTTGGTATGATCGCAAATCGGCTGCTGATGCCTGTCAAAAAGCTTTTGTCACCAACCGTGTAGGAGACTTTGGTTTACTATTAGGCATTTTGGGGCTGTTCTGGGCAACAGGAAGCTTTGAATTTGGGGTGATGGGAGAAAGATTGGCGGAACTAGTGGCAAACGGTTCTATCAGCAATTTTCTCGCCATTCTATTCGCCATTTTGGTTTTCTTGGGTCCTGTTGCGAAATCTGCCCAATTCCCCTTGCATGTCTGGCTACCCGATGCGATGGAGGGTCCAACCCCAATTTCAGCATTGATTCACGCTGCGACAATGGTGGCAGCTGGGGTGTTTTTGATTGCCCGGATGTATCCGGTATTTGAAAATGTACCAGCGGCAATGAATGTAATTGCCTACACTGGAGCATTTACAGCCTTTTTGGGAGCAACAATTGCTATTACCCAAAACGATATTAAAAAAGGTTTGGCTTATTCCACCATTTCCCAACTGGGTTATATGGTGATGGCAATGGGAGTTGGTGCCTATAGTGCTGGACTTTTCCACCTGATGACCCATGCTTATTTTAAGGCAATGTTATTTTTGGGTTCCGGTTCTGTGATTCACGGCATGGAAGGGGTTGTGGGACATAATCCAGCACTAGCCCAAGATATGCGGTTGATGGGTGGATTGCGGAAATATATGCCAGTTACAGGTTTTACCTTTTTAATTGGTTGTTTGGCAATTTCAGGGATTCCTCCCTTTGCTGGTTTCTGGTCGAAAGATGAGATTCTCGGTGCAGCGTTTGCGGCTAACCCTTTGTTGTGGTTTGTTGGTTATACCACCGCTGGAATTACCGCTTTTTATATGTTCCGGATGTACTTCTCCACTTTTGAAGGGAAATTCCGGGGTAAAGATGAAAAAATCATTAAAAAGCTGCAAGCTGCTGCTACCGTCTTAATCGAAGCTGAAACACCAGCGCCGAATTTTGGTCCCGGTGCCATGAAACATGGCGAATTGGCTGCAACTGCTGCTGGACATGACGATCATGGACATCATGCTGATGAACCCCATGAATCGCCATGGACAATGACTTTCCCCTTGGCGGTTTTGGCAATTCCTTCCATGGCAATTGGTTTATTGGGAACACCCTTTGCCAATTACTTTGAAGAATTTGTCCATTCCCCTAGCGAATCTTTGGCGGAGATAGCCGAAAAAGCTGCTGAATTTAACCCCAACGAATTTTATTTGATGGCGGGTAGTTCGGTGGGTATTTCCTTAATTGGGATTACTTTGGCTTCGTTGATGTATTTAATGCGGAAGATTGACCCGAATGCGATCGCATCCCAAATCAAACCACTATACAATCTCTCTTTGAACAAATGGTATTTCGATGATATCTATCACAAAGTCTTTGTGTTAGGCTTACGTCGTCTTGCCCGTCAAGTTCTGGAAGTGGATTTCCGGGTTGTTGATGGTGCTGTTAACCTCACAGGTTTCTTTACCCTCATTAGTGGTGAAGGTCTCAAATACCTGGAAAATGGTCGCGCCCAATTCTATG